From Candidatus Bathyarchaeota archaeon:
AATCAGATGGACATGGCAGAAAAGAAGGGTATAAAAATTGACCACAAGAAACTGGAAGAAATCCTAGGCGTACCAGTAATTCCAACTGTGGCACCAAGCCGAGTCGGCATCTACGAACTGCTGCAAGCATCCGTCGCCACCATTGAAAAAGGAGAGGTTGCCCCTTCAAAAATTAGATATGGAGAGGAAATTGAGGAGAAAATTCAAGAACTCAGTAAATCCGTCAAGAGGTTGCAGCTTCCATACCCTGCTAGATGGGTCGCGATAAAACTTTTGGAAGGAGACGAGCAAATAGAGAACAAAATTCGCCAGATGGCCCCTAACATCTTGTCGACTGCAAGAAAGCTCGCAGAGGAAATCGAGAATATTCATGGACATTCCTGTACAACTGTTATAACATCTGAGCGATACGAGATCGCAGGATGCATTGCCCGAGAAGTACAGGAAATAGTGACACCGGCAAAACCTCCGATGCGGGAAAGATTACACGCCTTAACAACTCACATCGTCCTCGGATACCCGATAATGGCTGCAGTGATACTCGCTATCTTTTTCGGCATTTTCTCCTTTGGGGACTACACATCTGGTTTGTTGAGTGATCTTTTTTATGGACTAGAGCCTATTTTTAAAAGTGTTTTAGGAACTGGTATTTTAGGAGAACTAGTTTGGGGTGGCATTTTAGAAGGGCTGATTGCAGGGGTTACAATTGTGTTGCCTTACATTCTTCCATTTTATTTGATGTTGTACTTTCTTGAGGACTCAGGCTACCTTAGTAGAATTGCGTTTTTGATGGACAATTTGATGCACAAGATAGGTTTGCACGGAAAGGCGTTTATCCCGATGATGCTGGGTTTCGGCTGTAATGTTCCTGCCTGTCTGGGATGCAGAATAATGGAGACTGACAGGGAGCGGCTTATCGCGATTTTTGTTGTCACGTTGGTGCCTTGCGCCGCGACAACAGTGATAATTCTCGGTCTTGTCGGCGCCTTTGTAGGCTTTCAGTGGGCATTATTGTTGTACGCTGTTAACCTGTTCATCATTTTTATTCTCGGAAGAATAGCGTTCAAGGCTTTGCCGGGTGAACCAACTGGATTGATAATGGAGATGCATGACTACAAAGTACCACATGCAAAGACCATAGCAAAGCAAACTTGGTTTAGGCTAGAGGAATTTGTCAAGATGGCATTTCCACTCATAATACTAGGCAGTTTCATAATCAAACTCGTGGAGATTCTCAACCTATTAGAGCCAATAGCGTACGTCCTCAGCCCCATAACTGTTCTTTGGTTGGGGTTGCCTGCAATCACTGGAATAACCTTGATTTTTGGGATACTAAGGAAAGAACTGACCTTGATAATGCTAGCAACTCTTCTAGGGACCTCAAATTTCGCTGGAGTTCCAGGTTTTGGACCGGTACAGATGATGGTGTTCACCTTAGTGGCGATGCTCTATATCCCTTGTATTTCAACCATCGGAGCACTGGTTAAAGAGTTGGGTTGGAGAAAAGCACTGTTCATATCAGTTTTTGAGGTAGTTTTTGCGATTTTTGTTGGTGGAATAGCATTTAGACTACTATTATTAGCAAACATTTGGTGAGTGGAAAACACTCGCAAAGCTGCTTTCCATCAAAAAAGATAAGTCTTAGTATGAAATACTGAAGGTATACAAGAGGGAAAGATGCTTGAGTTCGCTAGAATATGAAATCGGTTTTCTCTCAAAAATGATTGAAATTGACACCGAATCAGTCTCAAAAAAAGGATACGACAAATGCGCATCCATAATCGTAAAAGAGGCAGAAGGAAACTCCTTGGACGTAGAGATAATTGACGGCGAAAAAGGAGCAAAAGACGGGCTTTCACGACCAAATGTTATAGTGACGCTTGACGTAGGTTCAGACGTAACATTGCTTCTTGAATCACACTTCGACATTGTCCCACCTGGACCCAACTGGACATACCCTCCATTCAAGCTAACAGTTGAAAATGGAAAAGCCTACGGAAGAGGCACTGCAGACAACAAATCAGGCATTGCAGCCGCAATGGGAGCATTACGACAACTAAGGAAGGAAAAGTTGGACATAAACCTCAAACTCATCGCTGGAGTGGACGAAGAAATTGGCGGGCGATACGGCGTCGACTATGTGCTAAGCGACTGCGGAGTAAAAGGCGATGCAGCATTAGTTGTTGACGCAGGTCTAGAAAGACTTTACCTAGGAGCAAGTGGCATCCTCTGGGGAAAAATAACAGTCGAAGGAAAACAAGGACACGCAGGCTATCCTTTCAAAGCCAAAAACGCCATAGACGAAGCTGTGAAACTGCTCGCCGCCCTAGAACCCTACAAGAACGAAGTGGAGAAAAAAGAATCAACTCTACATGCGCCGCCTGAAGCTCCAAGACAATTCGTTTGGGGAAGATACACAGTAACAATGATCCGAGGAGGAGAAAAAGAAAACGTAATACCCGGCACTTGCGAATTCCGCTTTGATCGGAGACTTCTCCCAGAAGAGCCTGTAGGACAGGCTGAAAAAGAATTTAGAGACTTCTTGCAAGAAGCGATTGAAAAAACCGGCTGCAAAGCGTCACTTGAAATTACTAGCAAGCTTCCAGGCTACCACACTTCAAAGGATGTCGTCTTTGTACAAACAGTCTCAGAAGGCATCAAGAAAACAATAGGACACAGTTTGCCCTTCGCTGCTGAGCTTGGAGGAAACGATGGAAGCTTTTTCGCCAAAAACGGGATTCCAGTCGTATGCTACGGAACCATTAGAGCTGACACACACTATCATGGTTTGGATGAATTTGTGCATCTCGAAGACATAAAGAACGTTCGAAACTTGATAATCAATCTAGGAAGAGTAGCAAGAGAGAAAATAGCATAAGATCCAATACGAATTCGTCTTCCAGATGTTACACCAAGTTCTTGTTGACCTTTCTCAAATAAGAGCCCCTATCTTGGCGTATGGTGGGTCGAACCGGACTAATACCAAAAACGGGATCAAGTCCAATGCTTTTGACCTAACCAAATTTGCGGTTGAGCATGGCAGGCTCTGGACCCGCTGACGAGAGTTCGAATCCCTCCCGAGCTACCAACCACACACTTCTCACACATATTTGAAGAGTAGATGCTCTGAAAACTGTTAATCAGCTGTTTCAAGTGGTTTTCACACGTCTTAGAAAGATTAAAGCCCAACTCACGCGTTTTCTTGACTATTTCAGCATCAAGATAAAGCACAACATTTCTCTTGTGCGGCATTTTGTATTCGCATTCCTTTGCGTGCGGAGGGGGTGGCAGGTGGAATGTTATAAGTTTGGTGCTTCAGTCAAATCATATTTTAAAAGTAAGTTGAGAGAGCATGGAGTTGACAGGAAAGTGAATGTTCAGAAGATTTGTAGGGTTTGCAGAGACAAGAAGCAAGTTAGGGAATTACTTTATAATATATGGGGTAAACCAGACAAAGCAAGTGATTTTTTGCTAGAAACACTAACTAGGAATGATGTTATCTTCACGTTTGAGCGGAAGCTAGAATGTAGGGGAGAAGAAACTAAATATCCGAAAACCTATAAACGTCTGTAAACAGGTGGGATTTCTGTGATAAATAAGACAAAAAGGGCGATTATATATGCAGTAGTAGAAGTTGCTCTTGGCGTGATGGGATTTGCGGTCAGCTTGTTGCCAGGTGGGTATGCTTTAAGTGCAACCTTCATAGTTCTAGGACTTATCTTTTCAGTAATGTTGGAAGTCCTAATAGAAATAACGACTAAAGAAGCATTGCCAGTAGATATAATTTCTGGTGAAAGAGAACTGAAGAAAACATATGAGAAATTGCGCAAGAACGCGTGTTTGATGCAAGCAGTTTGGTGCAGTAGATATGCAGAGGTATCAAAGTATTTTAACAAAGAGATGAAAGAGTTCAGGGATAACAAAAAACTTACTATTGAACGCTTAATAAATCCGAAAATTATCCCTAGTCCAGACTACAAAGCGCATTTAAATAGTACTGAACGCTTGCGTAAGCTAGGTAGATACAAAATTAAGGCCACTGACCTTACAGAACTTGAATGTGTAGTATGCGAGTATGAATCCAAAGATGAAAAAAGTTGGAAAGCATTATTCGTTTTTAATGACCTAGACACCCATACCCCGGCACTTGGCATATTGCTTGATCCGTCGAAAAAAGAGAAGGCCAAATCATCTCTTGCTGCCGTCAAAGGATGGTTTAAGGATGAATGGAACAGAGGAATCCCTTTGTAGAATGAGGCGATAATGTTTGGCAGAACTCCAGTGGCGAAAACGTAGCGGAACAAGAAATATATGGGAACAAAAGGCATCTATCTACGATAGATATGTCACTAGGACAAGGAACAAATTACTGAGATTCTACCTTACAAAGGAACAGAATTTTCTTGATGACTATCTTAGAAGAGTTATCACTCAAAAAGCAAAAAGAAAGATTTCAATTGTTGAAATTGGTAGTGGCACTGGACGAACGCTTCTTTACTATGCTAAGAAACCGAATATTATTAACAATGTAGAATATATGATTGGAATCGATAATGCACTAGCAATGCACAATATATCAAAGTTTAAACTCACCGAAATGGCAGGTTCTTTTAATAACAGCGACTTGCTCCAAAAATACGTTTTTCTTAATTTAAATGCTGAGGAGCTTTCAAAGTACTTCGATAATGGCCGCATTCTTTTAGGAAAACTGATTGATGACAATATCGATGACTGTATCGCAAAAATAGATGAGAGAAAGTTTAATGACTCTGTCAAGGTTGTTATTAATCTTCTTAACACATTAGGAGTAATCAAGAATACCAAGCCGTTAGTACTTCACAATATGGTTAAAATTGCAGGAACTGATGGTCGAGTTGTAGTATCAGTTTTTGATGGCGCCAAATTCGAGGAACATGCTCAGGATATTTATAAGTCTATAAGAAATATTGTTGGCAAGTTCGATCTGGATGACTTTGATTTTGACAAGACTGAATTTGCTTCAGCCTCTTATTACAGTAAATGGTTCACCTTTCAAGAAGCCAAAAATTTTATGGAGAAAGCAGGTTGTACAAAAATCCGTTTGAGGAACATTCAAGACATTGCTCTTTTTGTCACCAGTGAAATTAAGAAATAGTTCAAAAAGCCGCAGGTATGTAGGTTGAAGATGATCTTGTGGCATTTGGATTTCCTTCGATATAAAGACGAGAGAGTTTCGACTAGACCATTTGGAATCCGTGAAGTGCTAAGTAAAAAGAACAAAGGAAGTTTTGAAAATGCACTCATGGTACTTACTTGTGTGGAAAGAGACGATGATTCGAAGGAAATAAAGGAAGCTGTAGAAGAAATACGCAAAACAATTCAGACAATAAAAAGCACAAGAAAAATAGTAATCGTTCCATTTGTTCACCTTAGTGAATCAATTGCGGATCCCAAGAAAGCTATCATGGTCTTACAGATAGTACGCTCAGAGCTCATATCTTTCAATCTGGATGTAGATACGATTTCCTTTGGCTATCATAAAGGTTTTGAATTACATTTTCGTGGTTATGGACACCCTTTGGCTGTAGCTTTTCGAAGTTTCCCAAGAAAAAGAACATGACATATACGTTTTGTCCTTTTCTTTCGATTTTTTTCTTTATTAGAAAAATATAAGCTTAGAAAGTTTCCTTAATATGATCATAGTTCTAGGATGGAAATTCATGGCTGAGAAGAAAAAGAAATACGTCATCAATGTTGATTTCCATACAACTTCAAGAGTTCATCTGAATCCCCTTTACTTCGATGATATGTGGTGTAGGCTTAACGAGGAGAAGATGCGTAAAGATGGAGGTAAGGTTTACGTTACAGCGGAAGAAGCACTGAAATATTTGAGCGGAGAAAAAGCACTTGTCTTTGATGGGAAACCAGTTACGAATTTAGAAAAATGTCTAAACTGTTCAGAGCGTGGAAGACAAAGCGTTCATTGGGATATATTATAAGATTATCAGTATTGAAGCGATGTGCCAGTCACTGCAAGTGAAACCTATGTAATAGAGAGATTGAAGGGAACAGAGAGGCTAAAGAGAGACTAAGCATAACCGTGTTCTATTGTAATTTCGAGTTAAAACCATAAATATTATCTTCTTTGGGTTTGAAGTTATTTTGGGTGATTGGAATCTTATTTCAAAATG
This genomic window contains:
- the feoB gene encoding ferrous iron transport protein B, which encodes MGFSKKTRRHGSHPRNQSNSSQISPFPWPHRSPRKRLQISNRKRNGRENSSERRKVTKKRIIIALAGNANVGKSVIFNHLTGMHQHIGNWPGKTVEKAEGTLHFRGYTIDIIDLPGIYSLSTFSIEELISREYIAIESPDLVINVVDASVLERNLFFTLQLAELETPMIVALNQMDMAEKKGIKIDHKKLEEILGVPVIPTVAPSRVGIYELLQASVATIEKGEVAPSKIRYGEEIEEKIQELSKSVKRLQLPYPARWVAIKLLEGDEQIENKIRQMAPNILSTARKLAEEIENIHGHSCTTVITSERYEIAGCIAREVQEIVTPAKPPMRERLHALTTHIVLGYPIMAAVILAIFFGIFSFGDYTSGLLSDLFYGLEPIFKSVLGTGILGELVWGGILEGLIAGVTIVLPYILPFYLMLYFLEDSGYLSRIAFLMDNLMHKIGLHGKAFIPMMLGFGCNVPACLGCRIMETDRERLIAIFVVTLVPCAATTVIILGLVGAFVGFQWALLLYAVNLFIIFILGRIAFKALPGEPTGLIMEMHDYKVPHAKTIAKQTWFRLEEFVKMAFPLIILGSFIIKLVEILNLLEPIAYVLSPITVLWLGLPAITGITLIFGILRKELTLIMLATLLGTSNFAGVPGFGPVQMMVFTLVAMLYIPCISTIGALVKELGWRKALFISVFEVVFAIFVGGIAFRLLLLANIW
- a CDS encoding type II toxin-antitoxin system CcdA family antitoxin; amino-acid sequence: MPHKRNVVLYLDAEIVKKTRELGFNLSKTCENHLKQLINSFQSIYSSNMCEKCVVGSSGGIRTLVSGSRACHAQPQIWLGQKHWT
- a CDS encoding ArgE/DapE family deacylase, with the translated sequence MSSLEYEIGFLSKMIEIDTESVSKKGYDKCASIIVKEAEGNSLDVEIIDGEKGAKDGLSRPNVIVTLDVGSDVTLLLESHFDIVPPGPNWTYPPFKLTVENGKAYGRGTADNKSGIAAAMGALRQLRKEKLDINLKLIAGVDEEIGGRYGVDYVLSDCGVKGDAALVVDAGLERLYLGASGILWGKITVEGKQGHAGYPFKAKNAIDEAVKLLAALEPYKNEVEKKESTLHAPPEAPRQFVWGRYTVTMIRGGEKENVIPGTCEFRFDRRLLPEEPVGQAEKEFRDFLQEAIEKTGCKASLEITSKLPGYHTSKDVVFVQTVSEGIKKTIGHSLPFAAELGGNDGSFFAKNGIPVVCYGTIRADTHYHGLDEFVHLEDIKNVRNLIINLGRVAREKIA
- a CDS encoding methyltransferase domain-containing protein, with the translated sequence MAELQWRKRSGTRNIWEQKASIYDRYVTRTRNKLLRFYLTKEQNFLDDYLRRVITQKAKRKISIVEIGSGTGRTLLYYAKKPNIINNVEYMIGIDNALAMHNISKFKLTEMAGSFNNSDLLQKYVFLNLNAEELSKYFDNGRILLGKLIDDNIDDCIAKIDERKFNDSVKVVINLLNTLGVIKNTKPLVLHNMVKIAGTDGRVVVSVFDGAKFEEHAQDIYKSIRNIVGKFDLDDFDFDKTEFASASYYSKWFTFQEAKNFMEKAGCTKIRLRNIQDIALFVTSEIKK